In Euwallacea fornicatus isolate EFF26 chromosome 26, ASM4011564v1, whole genome shotgun sequence, one DNA window encodes the following:
- the LOC136347068 gene encoding C2 domain-containing protein 5 isoform X1, producing the protein MPGKVKVKIISGKNLPVMDRSSDTTDAYVEIKLGNTTYKTDVCRRTLHPQWNTDWYRFEVDDSELQDEPLQIRVMDHDTYSTNDAIGKVYLNLNPLLLPVAGQLATGDNNPYHEISGWIPVYDTMHGIRGEVNVTVKVELFSDFNRFRQSSCGVYFFYSPSIPQGYQANIINGFVEELIVDDDPEYQWIDKIRTPRASNEARQTLFFKLSGELQRKIGVKALALGGNAVIGYRQSFDLEGESGIVARGIGTAVTLVKLQNAHHIVTESKEEDIKNYLNFVGDGKSFSLCSSSPHHKSHCPSTYQPPGHTHAYTMWPSISNPNLYSKPLNMKGLLNQEDRRGKSAMSTRFKKFKHSQKSLSKKMGALKAKLNDSIGEESETDQGTTARRKLFKRTNSDSSAMAEILARSVMRATTSLSCILEDQSSFDKDDSLDQLKPVSDTIVKAESEEVISDAHSYSSIESSSSCSEYEYQEYNQPNNDVETLSNIISNVEKMQRCLSGGRLHKQYSLPAIPTRGFSLSSLNSLSQHDVSRFNSQHFEHNCEKLQCVNHSRKLERGEEIDLSDVHSQEQKSLEVTPQSENKENICFTHKPKAWYFASNIKPYLPHFKTQQTNNSMVNIALKTMLFERANLIVTPTKETKQAFQFPLSSLHDNTPERESKDVVKTGLQKMLVEPADILGTNKLDEKNQVDFEREDSGVGIKVEDRSKGSLFIQKTPENSDDLNIIAPVSLENINMEPHKIVKTAMQTMLLEKFNLLGTYTPPTSPTAILADPPLSRARAFTFNEPKKNVIPKVASSVSLGHSEKLKDTVLGMPFTSLSSLKSEYDAKVKEREVIFLSETHLIEPLLPDLQDKTGAKKKLLKFLHTSGKRGSVFQKFRRASKKSLPDDIHKEYIHRNILARIFHPRHNEATVKDEETQTSNELLNNQNIRNTSSNSNSDTKINIKPPSPADIASGDFLTHSKTKSACITYLHSSPAQERQDPTETDNKEELGSEQTTRTSHSPVRINYMVPLHRRSSDSDLSITPKGNSLTGSDKSMGNNAAYLMRSSYVRRGHMNQEHFDMLEYPFLTMTKFPPRFITQIGGSVSARSVKLLERILNVDEPESRDIWWSEIRMEIRSHARSLNCNAVLGYTELTSICDDVCVLSACGTAAVIDFSDPTIEEDPNNVQLIYKNSERDKYMNGNSKMFYESPDHRPQTANPCNITHLPYDEKTVPLKANVTKCPMCLKGKVPEVLIATVEPPESLPSVGRGCFIESHVSRSLKDVRGETIAKEISDGLPFLEYELHRLLVNKLKIKGMNAVFSLKIRISVGEKMLLGVATGTAIYLSCLPAPDLPLIVTGKDEKSVADLHEILSQTVQRNREIYQIKDEGQRQKCQPDEDPEEEPASLDISCGNKDCCILEMDDPEDAEVLRLLMHEKVPDGFHVVSTEVVLGLEDLEIVKNLQMFTQIYRTKLTPPYNLQKHFVRLLQSIYFKLRRMVPCALCDLQFRIDIPEPDEIQLCVIGMALGLGKKAKKTKGSAALKRTDDDLIFNIDDDHQQPLESIPISKSNPSSLKYRGHRSPSKYRPQSMKQRHIPSNERHGVDITPLSYVPGGHIEQYLGNLNFFFIRETTSIREEGGLSGFVHSFITEILAIVRSHVTALGGNALVAFFMTECILNHNLHKNQGQCLINVGGDVVSVSYLKDEP; encoded by the exons ATGCCTGGAAAAGTgaaggtaaaaattatttctggcAAAAACTTACCAGTTATGGACAGATCAAGTGATACTACCGACGCATATGTAGAAATCAAGCTTGGTAACACTACATACAAAACTGATGTTTGTAGAAGAACTTTGCATCCACAATGGAACACGGATTGGTATCGATTTGAG GTGGACGATTCTGAACTACAAGATGAGCCCTTACAAATAAGAGTAATGGATCATGACACTTATTCCACAAATGATGCAATAGGAAAAGtatatttaaacttaaaccCCCTGCTTTTACCTGTTGCTGGGCAACTAGCTACTGGAGATAATAACCCATATCATGAAATATCAGGCTGGATTCCTGTGTATGACACCATGCATGGTATAAGAGGAGAAGTTAATGTCACAGTCAAAGTTGAGCTGTTTTCTGACTTTAATCGATTTAGACAGTCATCATGTGGggtttatttcttttatt CTCCATCAATACCTCAAGGTTACCAAGCAAACATTATTAATGGGTTTGTTGAAGAACTCATCGTAGATGATGATCCTGAATATCAGTGGATAGACAAAATTCGAACACCTAGAGCTTCAAATGAAGCCCGGCAGACGTTATTCTTTAAATTGTCTGGTGaattacaaagaaaaattg GGGTAAAAGCATTGGCTTTGGGAGGGAATGCTGTTATTGGTTACAGACAGTCCTTTGATCTTGAAGGTGAATCTGGAATTGTGGCACGTGGAATTGGAACAGCTGTGACCTTAGTAAAATTACAGAATGCACATCATATAGTTACAGAATCAAAAGAAGA ggATATAAAGAATTACCTAAATTTTGTTGGTGATGGGAAGAGCTTTAGCTTATGCTCATCATCACCCCATCATAAGAGTCACTGTCCCTCAACCTACCAACCTCCAGGTCATACCCATGCTTACACTATGTGGCCCTCTATTTCTAACCCTAATTTGTACTCAAAGCCTCTAAACATGAAAGGACTGTTAAATCAGGAAGACCGTAGAGGCAAATCTGCTATGTCAactagatttaaaaaattcaaacactcACAAAAGTCTCTTTCAAAAAAAATGGGTGCTTTAAAAGCCAAATTAAATGATAGTATAGGAGAAGAGTCTGAGACAGATCAGGGCACAACAGCCAGGAGGAAACTATTTAAAAGAACAAATAGTGACTCTAGTGCTATGGCCGAAATATTAGCCAGATCTGTAATGAGAGCTACTACAAGCTTGAGCTGCATCTTGGAAGATCAATCATCATTTGACAAAGATGACTCTCTAGATCAATTGAAACCTGTGTCTGATACAATAGTGAAAGCAGAATCTGAAGAGGTGATCAGTGATGCACACTCATATTCTAGCATTGAGTCCAGTAGTAGTTGCTCAGAATATGAATATCAAGAATATAATCAGCCAAATAATGATGTTGAAACCCTCAGTAATATAATAAGTAATGTGGAAAAGATGCAAAGATGTCTGTCTGGTGGTAGGTTACATAAACAATACTCTTTACCTGCAATTCCAACTAGAGGATTTTCTCTTAGTAGTCTTAACAGCCTAAGCCAACATGACGTTTCCCGTTTTAATTCTCAACACTTTGAGCataattgtgaaaaattacaGTGTGTCAATCATAGCAGAAAATTAGAAAGGGGTGAAGAAATTGATTTGTCAGATGTTCATTCTCAAGAACAAAAATCTTTAGAAGTGACTCCACAATctgaaaacaaagaaaatatttgttttacacATAAGCCCAAGGCTTGGTATTTTGCTAGTAATATTAAGCCTTATTTACCCCATTTTAAAACTCAACAGACAAATAACAGTATGGTCAACATAGCTTTAAAGACTATGCTGTTTGAAAGAGCAAATTTGATTGTAACGCCAACTAAAGAGACCAAACAAGCATTTCAGTTCCCATTAAGCTCTTTACATGATAATACTCCTGAACGAGAATCTAAAGACGTAGTAAAGACTGGTTTACAAAAGATGTTAGTCGAACCAGCTGATATTCTAGGCACTAACAAGTtagatgaaaaaaatcaagtagATTTCGAAAGAGAAGACAGTGGGGTTGGGATAAAAGTTGAAGATCGGAGTAAGGGATCTTTATTCATTCAAAAAACACCAGAAAATAGTGATGATTTAAACATTATTGCCCCAGTTAGCCTTGAGAACATTAATATGGAACCCCATAAAATAGTTAAAACTGCAATGCAAACTATGCTGCTTGAGAAATTTAATCTTCTAGGAACATACACACCTCCTACTTCGCCTACAGCGATTCTCGCTGATCCCCCTTTGTCTAGAGCGAGGGCTTTTACGTTTAATGAACCAAAGAAAAACGTGATTCCCAAAGTGGCTAGTTCTGTTTCATTAGGGCATAGCGAAAAGCTAAAAGATACAGTTTTAGGAATGCCTTTTACATCTTTATCTTCCTTGAAATCTGAATACGATGCAAAGGTTAAAGAGCGAgaagtgatttttttgtcaGAAACTCATTTGATAGAACCTTTATTGCCTGATTTGCAGGATAAGACTGgagctaaaaaaaaacttttaaagttCCTTCATACGAGTGGAAAACGAGGGAGCGTATTTCAGAAATTCCGAAGAGCAAGTAAAAAAAGCCTACCCGATGATATTCACAAAGAATACATTCACCGAAATATTCTGGCACGTATTTTTCATCCCCGTCATAACGAAGCAACTGTTAAGGACGAAGAAACTCAAACGTCAaacgaattattaaataatcaaaacatCCGTAACACCTCCTCTAACAGTAATTCTGATACTAAAATAAACATCAAGCCACCTAGCCCTGCAGACATAGCTTCAGGTGACTTTCTGACTCACAGCAAAACTAAATCCGCATGCATAACATATCTCCATTCCTCACCTGCTCAAGAAAGACAAGACCCAACGGAGACAGACAATAAAGAAGAACTAGGTTCAGAGCAAACGACCAGAACGTCACATTCTCCAGTTAGAATCAATTATATGGTGCCTCTACATAGAAGATCTTCCGATTCTGATTTAAGTATTACTCCAAAAG GGAATAGTTTGACTGGAAGTGACAAGTCTATGGGCAATAACGCAGCTTATTTAATGAGAAGCAGTTACGTCAGACGAGGTCATATGAATCAAGAACACTTTGACATGTTGGAATATCCTTTCCTGACCATGACTAAATTTCCACCAAGATTCATTACGCAGATTG GGGGTTCAGTTAGTGCGAGGTCGgtaaaattattggaaagGATTTTAAACGTCGATGAACCCGAATCCAGAGATATTTGGTGGTCTGAAATACGGATGGAAATTAGATCTCACGCTAGGAGCCTTAATTGCAATGCTGTTCTCGGATATACGGAATTGACTAGCatttg cgaCGACGTGTGCGTTTTAAGTGCATGTGGAACGGCGGCTGTAATAGATTTTAGTGACCCGACTATTGAGGAAGATCCCAACAATGTACaacttatttataaaaactcGGAACGTGATAAATACATG AACGGAAATTCCAAAATGTTTTACGAAAGCCCTGATCACAGGCCACAAACAGCAAATCCTTGCAACATAACCCATCTTCCCTATGACGAGAAAACTGTTCCATTAAAGGCCAACGTCACAAAATGCCCAATGTGCCT CAAAGGAAAAGTACCTGAAGTACTTATAGCAACCGTAGAACCTCCCGAATCATTACCAAGCGTGGGCAGGGGCTGTTTTATTGAATCCCACGTATCGCGTAGTCTAAAGGATGTTCGTGGGGAGACAATAGCCAAAGAAATCTCTGACGGATTACCATTTTTAGAATATGAACTACATAGATTGCTAGTTAACAAACTGAAAATCAAGGGAATGAATGCAGTGTTTAGCCTCAAAATTCGAATTAGCGTTGGAGAAAAAATGCTACTGGGGGTGGCTACTGGTACTGCGATATACCTGTCGTGTTTGCCAGCTCCTGACTTGCCATTGATAGTTACCGGAAAAGACGAAAAGAGTGTCGCAGACCTACACGAAATTCTTAGTCAAACAGTGCAGAGAAATCgagaaatttatcaaattaaagatgAAGGACAACGACAGAAATGCCAACCTGATGAGGATCCTGAAGAAGAACCTGCTTCTTTGGATATTTCTTGCGGAAATAAGGACTGCTGCATTTTAGAG ATGGACGATCCTGAAGATGCGGAAGTTCTCAGACTTTTGATGCACGAAAAAGTACCAGACGGGTTTCACGTGGTAAGCACCGAAGTGGTACTCGGGTTGGAGGATTTGGAAATTGTGAAGAACCTTCAAATGTTCACACAAATCTATAGAACGAAACTAACACCGCCTTACAATTTGCAAAAGCATTTCGTAAGACTCCTGCAAAGTATATACTTCAAATTGCGTAGGATGGTGCCATGTGCATTATGCGATTTACAGTTTAGAATTGATATTCCGGAACCCGATGAGATTCAACTGTGTGTTATAG GTATGGCATTGGGCCTAGGAAAGAAGGCGAAGAAGACTAAGGGTTCAGCAGCTCTTAAACGAACAG ATGATGACTTAATATTCAACATCGATGACGATCACCAGCAGCCGCTCGAAAGTATCCCAATAAGCAAATCGAACCCGTCCAGTTTAAAATACCGAGGTCATCGCTCTCCGTCGAAATATAGGCCCCAATCAATGAAACAGCGTCAT ataCCTTCTAACGAACGGCATGGTGTTGATATTACACCGTTAAGCTATGTGCCTGGAGGCCATATAGAGCAATATTtaggcaatttaaatttcttttttattaggGAAACTACATCAATACGAGAG GAAGGGGGTTTAAGCGGATTTGTACACAGTTTTATTACTGAAATACTAGCTATCGTAAGGTCGCATGTTACTGCCCTGGGTGGGAACGCTTTAGTAGCGTTTTTCATGACTGAGTGTATACTTAATcataatttgcataaaaatcaA GGACAATGCCTGATCAACGTTGGTGGAGACGTGGTATCTGTGTCCTACCTCAAAGACGAACCATAG
- the LOC136347068 gene encoding C2 domain-containing protein 5 isoform X3, with protein sequence MPGKVKVKIISGKNLPVMDRSSDTTDAYVEIKLGNTTYKTDVCRRTLHPQWNTDWYRFEVDDSELQDEPLQIRVMDHDTYSTNDAIGKVYLNLNPLLLPVAGQLATGDNNPYHEISGWIPVYDTMHGIRGEVNVTVKVELFSDFNRFRQSSCGVYFFYSPSIPQGYQANIINGFVEELIVDDDPEYQWIDKIRTPRASNEARQTLFFKLSGELQRKIGVKALALGGNAVIGYRQSFDLEGESGIVARGIGTAVTLVKLQNAHHIVTESKEEQDPTETDNKEELGSEQTTRTSHSPVRINYMVPLHRRSSDSDLSITPKGNSLTGSDKSMGNNAAYLMRSSYVRRGHMNQEHFDMLEYPFLTMTKFPPRFITQIGGSVSARSVKLLERILNVDEPESRDIWWSEIRMEIRSHARSLNCNAVLGYTELTSICDDVCVLSACGTAAVIDFSDPTIEEDPNNVQLIYKNSERDKYMNGNSKMFYESPDHRPQTANPCNITHLPYDEKTVPLKANVTKCPMCLKGKVPEVLIATVEPPESLPSVGRGCFIESHVSRSLKDVRGETIAKEISDGLPFLEYELHRLLVNKLKIKGMNAVFSLKIRISVGEKMLLGVATGTAIYLSCLPAPDLPLIVTGKDEKSVADLHEILSQTVQRNREIYQIKDEGQRQKCQPDEDPEEEPASLDISCGNKDCCILEMDDPEDAEVLRLLMHEKVPDGFHVVSTEVVLGLEDLEIVKNLQMFTQIYRTKLTPPYNLQKHFVRLLQSIYFKLRRMVPCALCDLQFRIDIPEPDEIQLCVIGMALGLGKKAKKTKGSAALKRTDDDLIFNIDDDHQQPLESIPISKSNPSSLKYRGHRSPSKYRPQSMKQRHIPSNERHGVDITPLSYVPGGHIEQYLGNLNFFFIRETTSIREEGGLSGFVHSFITEILAIVRSHVTALGGNALVAFFMTECILNHNLHKNQGQCLINVGGDVVSVSYLKDEP encoded by the exons ATGCCTGGAAAAGTgaaggtaaaaattatttctggcAAAAACTTACCAGTTATGGACAGATCAAGTGATACTACCGACGCATATGTAGAAATCAAGCTTGGTAACACTACATACAAAACTGATGTTTGTAGAAGAACTTTGCATCCACAATGGAACACGGATTGGTATCGATTTGAG GTGGACGATTCTGAACTACAAGATGAGCCCTTACAAATAAGAGTAATGGATCATGACACTTATTCCACAAATGATGCAATAGGAAAAGtatatttaaacttaaaccCCCTGCTTTTACCTGTTGCTGGGCAACTAGCTACTGGAGATAATAACCCATATCATGAAATATCAGGCTGGATTCCTGTGTATGACACCATGCATGGTATAAGAGGAGAAGTTAATGTCACAGTCAAAGTTGAGCTGTTTTCTGACTTTAATCGATTTAGACAGTCATCATGTGGggtttatttcttttatt CTCCATCAATACCTCAAGGTTACCAAGCAAACATTATTAATGGGTTTGTTGAAGAACTCATCGTAGATGATGATCCTGAATATCAGTGGATAGACAAAATTCGAACACCTAGAGCTTCAAATGAAGCCCGGCAGACGTTATTCTTTAAATTGTCTGGTGaattacaaagaaaaattg GGGTAAAAGCATTGGCTTTGGGAGGGAATGCTGTTATTGGTTACAGACAGTCCTTTGATCTTGAAGGTGAATCTGGAATTGTGGCACGTGGAATTGGAACAGCTGTGACCTTAGTAAAATTACAGAATGCACATCATATAGTTACAGAATCAAAAGAAGA ACAAGACCCAACGGAGACAGACAATAAAGAAGAACTAGGTTCAGAGCAAACGACCAGAACGTCACATTCTCCAGTTAGAATCAATTATATGGTGCCTCTACATAGAAGATCTTCCGATTCTGATTTAAGTATTACTCCAAAAG GGAATAGTTTGACTGGAAGTGACAAGTCTATGGGCAATAACGCAGCTTATTTAATGAGAAGCAGTTACGTCAGACGAGGTCATATGAATCAAGAACACTTTGACATGTTGGAATATCCTTTCCTGACCATGACTAAATTTCCACCAAGATTCATTACGCAGATTG GGGGTTCAGTTAGTGCGAGGTCGgtaaaattattggaaagGATTTTAAACGTCGATGAACCCGAATCCAGAGATATTTGGTGGTCTGAAATACGGATGGAAATTAGATCTCACGCTAGGAGCCTTAATTGCAATGCTGTTCTCGGATATACGGAATTGACTAGCatttg cgaCGACGTGTGCGTTTTAAGTGCATGTGGAACGGCGGCTGTAATAGATTTTAGTGACCCGACTATTGAGGAAGATCCCAACAATGTACaacttatttataaaaactcGGAACGTGATAAATACATG AACGGAAATTCCAAAATGTTTTACGAAAGCCCTGATCACAGGCCACAAACAGCAAATCCTTGCAACATAACCCATCTTCCCTATGACGAGAAAACTGTTCCATTAAAGGCCAACGTCACAAAATGCCCAATGTGCCT CAAAGGAAAAGTACCTGAAGTACTTATAGCAACCGTAGAACCTCCCGAATCATTACCAAGCGTGGGCAGGGGCTGTTTTATTGAATCCCACGTATCGCGTAGTCTAAAGGATGTTCGTGGGGAGACAATAGCCAAAGAAATCTCTGACGGATTACCATTTTTAGAATATGAACTACATAGATTGCTAGTTAACAAACTGAAAATCAAGGGAATGAATGCAGTGTTTAGCCTCAAAATTCGAATTAGCGTTGGAGAAAAAATGCTACTGGGGGTGGCTACTGGTACTGCGATATACCTGTCGTGTTTGCCAGCTCCTGACTTGCCATTGATAGTTACCGGAAAAGACGAAAAGAGTGTCGCAGACCTACACGAAATTCTTAGTCAAACAGTGCAGAGAAATCgagaaatttatcaaattaaagatgAAGGACAACGACAGAAATGCCAACCTGATGAGGATCCTGAAGAAGAACCTGCTTCTTTGGATATTTCTTGCGGAAATAAGGACTGCTGCATTTTAGAG ATGGACGATCCTGAAGATGCGGAAGTTCTCAGACTTTTGATGCACGAAAAAGTACCAGACGGGTTTCACGTGGTAAGCACCGAAGTGGTACTCGGGTTGGAGGATTTGGAAATTGTGAAGAACCTTCAAATGTTCACACAAATCTATAGAACGAAACTAACACCGCCTTACAATTTGCAAAAGCATTTCGTAAGACTCCTGCAAAGTATATACTTCAAATTGCGTAGGATGGTGCCATGTGCATTATGCGATTTACAGTTTAGAATTGATATTCCGGAACCCGATGAGATTCAACTGTGTGTTATAG GTATGGCATTGGGCCTAGGAAAGAAGGCGAAGAAGACTAAGGGTTCAGCAGCTCTTAAACGAACAG ATGATGACTTAATATTCAACATCGATGACGATCACCAGCAGCCGCTCGAAAGTATCCCAATAAGCAAATCGAACCCGTCCAGTTTAAAATACCGAGGTCATCGCTCTCCGTCGAAATATAGGCCCCAATCAATGAAACAGCGTCAT ataCCTTCTAACGAACGGCATGGTGTTGATATTACACCGTTAAGCTATGTGCCTGGAGGCCATATAGAGCAATATTtaggcaatttaaatttcttttttattaggGAAACTACATCAATACGAGAG GAAGGGGGTTTAAGCGGATTTGTACACAGTTTTATTACTGAAATACTAGCTATCGTAAGGTCGCATGTTACTGCCCTGGGTGGGAACGCTTTAGTAGCGTTTTTCATGACTGAGTGTATACTTAATcataatttgcataaaaatcaA GGACAATGCCTGATCAACGTTGGTGGAGACGTGGTATCTGTGTCCTACCTCAAAGACGAACCATAG
- the LOC136347068 gene encoding C2 domain-containing protein 5 isoform X2 translates to MPGKVKVKIISGKNLPVMDRSSDTTDAYVEIKLGNTTYKTDVCRRTLHPQWNTDWYRFEVDDSELQDEPLQIRVMDHDTYSTNDAIGKVYLNLNPLLLPVAGQLATGDNNPYHEISGWIPVYDTMHGIRGEVNVTVKVELFSDFNRFRQSSCGVYFFYSPSIPQGYQANIINGFVEELIVDDDPEYQWIDKIRTPRASNEARQTLFFKLSGELQRKIGVKALALGGNAVIGYRQSFDLEGESGIVARGIGTAVTLVKLQNAHHIVTESKEDKTKSACITYLHSSPAQERQDPTETDNKEELGSEQTTRTSHSPVRINYMVPLHRRSSDSDLSITPKGNSLTGSDKSMGNNAAYLMRSSYVRRGHMNQEHFDMLEYPFLTMTKFPPRFITQIGGSVSARSVKLLERILNVDEPESRDIWWSEIRMEIRSHARSLNCNAVLGYTELTSICDDVCVLSACGTAAVIDFSDPTIEEDPNNVQLIYKNSERDKYMNGNSKMFYESPDHRPQTANPCNITHLPYDEKTVPLKANVTKCPMCLKGKVPEVLIATVEPPESLPSVGRGCFIESHVSRSLKDVRGETIAKEISDGLPFLEYELHRLLVNKLKIKGMNAVFSLKIRISVGEKMLLGVATGTAIYLSCLPAPDLPLIVTGKDEKSVADLHEILSQTVQRNREIYQIKDEGQRQKCQPDEDPEEEPASLDISCGNKDCCILEMDDPEDAEVLRLLMHEKVPDGFHVVSTEVVLGLEDLEIVKNLQMFTQIYRTKLTPPYNLQKHFVRLLQSIYFKLRRMVPCALCDLQFRIDIPEPDEIQLCVIGMALGLGKKAKKTKGSAALKRTDDDLIFNIDDDHQQPLESIPISKSNPSSLKYRGHRSPSKYRPQSMKQRHIPSNERHGVDITPLSYVPGGHIEQYLGNLNFFFIRETTSIREEGGLSGFVHSFITEILAIVRSHVTALGGNALVAFFMTECILNHNLHKNQGQCLINVGGDVVSVSYLKDEP, encoded by the exons ATGCCTGGAAAAGTgaaggtaaaaattatttctggcAAAAACTTACCAGTTATGGACAGATCAAGTGATACTACCGACGCATATGTAGAAATCAAGCTTGGTAACACTACATACAAAACTGATGTTTGTAGAAGAACTTTGCATCCACAATGGAACACGGATTGGTATCGATTTGAG GTGGACGATTCTGAACTACAAGATGAGCCCTTACAAATAAGAGTAATGGATCATGACACTTATTCCACAAATGATGCAATAGGAAAAGtatatttaaacttaaaccCCCTGCTTTTACCTGTTGCTGGGCAACTAGCTACTGGAGATAATAACCCATATCATGAAATATCAGGCTGGATTCCTGTGTATGACACCATGCATGGTATAAGAGGAGAAGTTAATGTCACAGTCAAAGTTGAGCTGTTTTCTGACTTTAATCGATTTAGACAGTCATCATGTGGggtttatttcttttatt CTCCATCAATACCTCAAGGTTACCAAGCAAACATTATTAATGGGTTTGTTGAAGAACTCATCGTAGATGATGATCCTGAATATCAGTGGATAGACAAAATTCGAACACCTAGAGCTTCAAATGAAGCCCGGCAGACGTTATTCTTTAAATTGTCTGGTGaattacaaagaaaaattg GGGTAAAAGCATTGGCTTTGGGAGGGAATGCTGTTATTGGTTACAGACAGTCCTTTGATCTTGAAGGTGAATCTGGAATTGTGGCACGTGGAATTGGAACAGCTGTGACCTTAGTAAAATTACAGAATGCACATCATATAGTTACAGAATCAAAAGAAGA CAAAACTAAATCCGCATGCATAACATATCTCCATTCCTCACCTGCTCAAGAAAGACAAGACCCAACGGAGACAGACAATAAAGAAGAACTAGGTTCAGAGCAAACGACCAGAACGTCACATTCTCCAGTTAGAATCAATTATATGGTGCCTCTACATAGAAGATCTTCCGATTCTGATTTAAGTATTACTCCAAAAG GGAATAGTTTGACTGGAAGTGACAAGTCTATGGGCAATAACGCAGCTTATTTAATGAGAAGCAGTTACGTCAGACGAGGTCATATGAATCAAGAACACTTTGACATGTTGGAATATCCTTTCCTGACCATGACTAAATTTCCACCAAGATTCATTACGCAGATTG GGGGTTCAGTTAGTGCGAGGTCGgtaaaattattggaaagGATTTTAAACGTCGATGAACCCGAATCCAGAGATATTTGGTGGTCTGAAATACGGATGGAAATTAGATCTCACGCTAGGAGCCTTAATTGCAATGCTGTTCTCGGATATACGGAATTGACTAGCatttg cgaCGACGTGTGCGTTTTAAGTGCATGTGGAACGGCGGCTGTAATAGATTTTAGTGACCCGACTATTGAGGAAGATCCCAACAATGTACaacttatttataaaaactcGGAACGTGATAAATACATG AACGGAAATTCCAAAATGTTTTACGAAAGCCCTGATCACAGGCCACAAACAGCAAATCCTTGCAACATAACCCATCTTCCCTATGACGAGAAAACTGTTCCATTAAAGGCCAACGTCACAAAATGCCCAATGTGCCT CAAAGGAAAAGTACCTGAAGTACTTATAGCAACCGTAGAACCTCCCGAATCATTACCAAGCGTGGGCAGGGGCTGTTTTATTGAATCCCACGTATCGCGTAGTCTAAAGGATGTTCGTGGGGAGACAATAGCCAAAGAAATCTCTGACGGATTACCATTTTTAGAATATGAACTACATAGATTGCTAGTTAACAAACTGAAAATCAAGGGAATGAATGCAGTGTTTAGCCTCAAAATTCGAATTAGCGTTGGAGAAAAAATGCTACTGGGGGTGGCTACTGGTACTGCGATATACCTGTCGTGTTTGCCAGCTCCTGACTTGCCATTGATAGTTACCGGAAAAGACGAAAAGAGTGTCGCAGACCTACACGAAATTCTTAGTCAAACAGTGCAGAGAAATCgagaaatttatcaaattaaagatgAAGGACAACGACAGAAATGCCAACCTGATGAGGATCCTGAAGAAGAACCTGCTTCTTTGGATATTTCTTGCGGAAATAAGGACTGCTGCATTTTAGAG ATGGACGATCCTGAAGATGCGGAAGTTCTCAGACTTTTGATGCACGAAAAAGTACCAGACGGGTTTCACGTGGTAAGCACCGAAGTGGTACTCGGGTTGGAGGATTTGGAAATTGTGAAGAACCTTCAAATGTTCACACAAATCTATAGAACGAAACTAACACCGCCTTACAATTTGCAAAAGCATTTCGTAAGACTCCTGCAAAGTATATACTTCAAATTGCGTAGGATGGTGCCATGTGCATTATGCGATTTACAGTTTAGAATTGATATTCCGGAACCCGATGAGATTCAACTGTGTGTTATAG GTATGGCATTGGGCCTAGGAAAGAAGGCGAAGAAGACTAAGGGTTCAGCAGCTCTTAAACGAACAG ATGATGACTTAATATTCAACATCGATGACGATCACCAGCAGCCGCTCGAAAGTATCCCAATAAGCAAATCGAACCCGTCCAGTTTAAAATACCGAGGTCATCGCTCTCCGTCGAAATATAGGCCCCAATCAATGAAACAGCGTCAT ataCCTTCTAACGAACGGCATGGTGTTGATATTACACCGTTAAGCTATGTGCCTGGAGGCCATATAGAGCAATATTtaggcaatttaaatttcttttttattaggGAAACTACATCAATACGAGAG GAAGGGGGTTTAAGCGGATTTGTACACAGTTTTATTACTGAAATACTAGCTATCGTAAGGTCGCATGTTACTGCCCTGGGTGGGAACGCTTTAGTAGCGTTTTTCATGACTGAGTGTATACTTAATcataatttgcataaaaatcaA GGACAATGCCTGATCAACGTTGGTGGAGACGTGGTATCTGTGTCCTACCTCAAAGACGAACCATAG